From Kineosporia succinea, the proteins below share one genomic window:
- a CDS encoding DUF1800 domain-containing protein has product MHELSPPPPPPPPAGTRRSRRVAEPPNVSRRNLVLAGGTGTVAAAATAALLLRPSGGDAAAQGQVSLTGAPALTAAQQKANATEAAEVAEAAETTGATTSSSSTSSAPKATAAAWSMDSDLDPALLLSRATYGHTTASAAELKKLGPKKWLEWQLKPAKIADPGVKAVDAYWPQLKRTIAQVTSATDDKQYWMPLMGDHVGRAIWSRRQLFEVMVDFWSNHLNVFPSDAPGGTYETRHAYQRDVIRKNALGTFEAMLLASAFHPTMLAYLNGNGSTGKEPNENYARELLELHTVGVDAGYTERDVQKGALLLTGWKLTDELAATYVPANHYVGALKVFGFSTANSSGSAGKAAQRAYVRHLARHPKTAQHLARKLAVRFVSDNPPAALVRRMAAAYTQHGTAIAPVLRVLFSSAEFGASKGKKVRRPLEQLVATARVLDLKPATDPIGLLDLVQISRGCGHGPISWPQPNGYDDSAASYQSPAAALSIFNTTSAWLLGGGARLKNPGVVGFLKNPPTTRTAVVTAVAQKLLGRKPTTGERKAVTTLLDSAKLGGRALPTTFGAGSGEQRETIYLTAQLLLSSPAHLTR; this is encoded by the coding sequence ATGCACGAGCTGTCCCCGCCGCCCCCACCCCCGCCTCCGGCGGGCACCCGGCGGTCCCGACGGGTCGCGGAGCCCCCGAACGTCTCGCGGCGCAATCTGGTGCTGGCCGGTGGCACGGGAACGGTCGCCGCGGCCGCCACCGCCGCGCTGCTGCTGCGGCCCTCGGGCGGTGACGCCGCCGCTCAGGGACAGGTGAGCCTGACGGGGGCACCGGCTCTGACAGCGGCGCAGCAGAAGGCCAACGCGACCGAGGCGGCCGAGGTGGCCGAGGCGGCGGAGACGACCGGGGCGACCACGTCGTCCTCAAGCACCTCATCGGCACCGAAGGCGACCGCCGCCGCCTGGTCGATGGACTCCGACCTCGACCCGGCGCTGCTGCTGAGCCGGGCCACCTACGGGCACACCACCGCCTCGGCCGCGGAGCTGAAGAAGCTCGGGCCGAAGAAGTGGCTGGAGTGGCAGCTCAAGCCCGCGAAGATCGCCGATCCGGGCGTGAAGGCGGTGGACGCGTACTGGCCGCAGCTGAAGCGCACGATCGCCCAGGTGACCTCGGCCACCGACGACAAGCAGTACTGGATGCCGCTGATGGGCGACCACGTCGGGCGGGCGATCTGGAGCAGGCGGCAGCTGTTCGAGGTGATGGTCGACTTCTGGTCGAACCACCTGAACGTGTTCCCCTCCGACGCGCCCGGTGGCACCTACGAGACCCGGCACGCGTACCAGCGCGACGTGATCCGCAAGAACGCCCTGGGCACGTTCGAGGCGATGCTGCTGGCCAGCGCCTTCCACCCGACGATGCTGGCGTACCTGAACGGCAACGGCTCGACCGGCAAGGAGCCGAACGAGAACTACGCCCGGGAGCTGCTGGAGCTGCACACCGTGGGCGTGGACGCGGGGTACACCGAGCGCGACGTGCAGAAGGGCGCGCTGCTGCTGACGGGATGGAAGCTCACCGACGAGCTGGCCGCGACCTACGTGCCGGCCAACCACTACGTCGGGGCCCTGAAGGTGTTCGGGTTCAGCACGGCCAACTCCTCGGGTTCCGCGGGCAAGGCGGCGCAGCGGGCCTACGTCCGCCATCTGGCGCGGCACCCGAAGACGGCCCAGCACCTGGCCCGGAAGCTGGCGGTGCGGTTCGTGAGTGACAACCCACCGGCTGCTCTGGTCCGGCGGATGGCGGCGGCCTACACCCAGCACGGCACCGCGATCGCGCCGGTGCTGCGAGTGCTGTTCTCGTCGGCGGAGTTCGGGGCCTCGAAGGGCAAGAAGGTGCGCCGCCCGCTGGAGCAGCTGGTGGCCACGGCCCGGGTGCTCGACCTGAAACCCGCGACCGACCCGATCGGCCTGCTCGACCTGGTGCAGATCAGCCGCGGCTGCGGGCACGGGCCGATCAGCTGGCCGCAGCCCAACGGGTACGACGACTCGGCCGCGTCGTACCAGTCGCCCGCCGCGGCGCTGTCGATCTTCAACACCACGTCGGCCTGGCTGCTCGGTGGCGGGGCCCGGCTCAAGAATCCCGGTGTGGTGGGCTTTCTCAAGAACCCGCCGACGACCCGCACCGCCGTGGTCACCGCCGTGGCGCAGAAACTGCTCGGCCGCAAACCGACCACGGGCGAGCGCAAGGCCGTGACCACCCTGCTGGACTCGGCGAAGCTGGGCGGGCGGGCACTGCCCACCACGTTCGGCGCCGGTTCCGGTGAGCAGCGCGAAACCATCTACCTGACAGCGCAACTGCTGCTGTCGTCCCCCGCCCACCTGACCCGTTAG
- a CDS encoding DUF1501 domain-containing protein, giving the protein MDVTCGCPENAGLTRRGLLRGLGAAGVAAGLTTASGVELAFGAAAGTGTLVVLSLHGGFDGLSAIVPNGDADYLKSRPNIGVQASVTKKVDSMFGLHPALKPIYGLWDAGQMAAVHAVGQDDPSRSHFAAQEAMERAAPGSSLRTGWIDRTLGSLGNPGGLTGTQVGEGSQMPTSMLGPNLKFAVSSIAGVKLEGSGAEVPLSGWKSALKASRAGTPATVWQPLTAGFQAVGNLSGLAREAADPSAYGYPDSPLGRALHDVARLIKADLGLSVATVDQGDWDMHAGLGKHDSGWMYRQLTELSTALAAFAEHLGTTGMAKTTLVTLSEFGRRIDENGSGGLDHGHGNAVFLLGGGLKKGVHGKWPGLAAKDRVDGDLAGTTDYRSIVAELLTERCGVKSTTGVFPGYKPEPVGLFA; this is encoded by the coding sequence ATGGATGTTACGTGTGGATGCCCCGAGAACGCCGGCCTGACGCGGCGCGGCCTGCTGCGCGGTCTCGGTGCGGCCGGGGTCGCGGCGGGTCTGACCACGGCCTCGGGCGTCGAGCTGGCGTTCGGCGCGGCGGCGGGAACCGGCACGCTGGTGGTGCTCTCGCTGCACGGCGGGTTCGACGGCCTGTCGGCGATCGTGCCCAACGGCGACGCGGACTACCTGAAGTCTCGCCCGAACATCGGCGTGCAGGCGTCGGTGACCAAGAAGGTCGACTCGATGTTCGGCCTGCACCCGGCACTGAAGCCGATCTACGGCCTGTGGGACGCCGGTCAGATGGCGGCCGTGCACGCGGTCGGGCAGGACGACCCGAGCCGTTCGCACTTCGCGGCGCAGGAGGCGATGGAGCGCGCGGCACCCGGATCGTCGCTGCGCACCGGCTGGATCGACCGCACGCTGGGCAGTCTCGGCAACCCGGGCGGCCTGACCGGCACCCAGGTCGGCGAGGGCAGCCAGATGCCGACGTCGATGCTCGGCCCCAACCTGAAGTTCGCGGTCAGCTCGATCGCGGGGGTGAAGCTGGAGGGCAGCGGGGCCGAAGTGCCACTGTCAGGCTGGAAGTCGGCGCTGAAGGCGTCGCGGGCGGGCACCCCGGCCACGGTCTGGCAGCCCCTGACCGCGGGGTTCCAGGCGGTGGGCAATCTCAGCGGCCTGGCGCGGGAAGCCGCTGATCCGTCGGCCTACGGCTACCCGGACTCGCCCCTGGGCCGGGCGCTGCACGACGTGGCCCGCCTGATCAAGGCCGACCTGGGGCTGAGCGTGGCCACGGTCGACCAGGGCGACTGGGACATGCACGCGGGTCTGGGCAAGCACGACTCCGGCTGGATGTACCGCCAGCTCACCGAGCTCAGCACGGCCCTGGCCGCGTTCGCCGAGCACCTGGGCACGACCGGCATGGCCAAGACCACCCTGGTCACGCTCAGCGAGTTCGGCCGGCGCATCGACGAGAACGGTTCCGGTGGGCTGGACCACGGCCACGGCAACGCGGTGTTCCTGCTGGGCGGTGGCCTGAAGAAGGGCGTGCACGGCAAATGGCCCGGCCTGGCCGCGAAGGACCGCGTCGACGGTGACCTGGCCGGCACCACCGACTACCGCAGCATCGTGGCCGAGCTGCTGACTGAGCGCTGCGGTGTGAAGTCGACGACCGGTGTCTTCCCCGGCTACAAGCCCGAGCCGGTGGGCCTTTTCGCCTGA